The Carbonactinospora thermoautotrophica sequence AGGAGCTGGCCCGTCTGGACGAGGAGTTCGACGAGATCATCAGCCGGACCTGGGGTGCGGCGTCGACCCGCATGAGCACCGGCTACGTGCCGGCCGTGGACATGTACACCGACGGCCCGGACGTCGTCATCCGGCTGGAGCTTCCCGGCGTGGACGTCGATGATGACGTGGACATCGAGGTCGTCGAGGGGCGGCTGACGATCAGCGGCCGGCGACGGGACGAGTTCGAGTCCCGGGAGGAGAGCGGCAAGGTCCTGGTCCGGGAGCTGCGGTACGGGTCGTTCCGGCGTGACTTCGCGCTGCCGGAGGGGGTGACCGCGGACGACATCGAGGCGACGTACGACCGCGGCATGCTCGAGGTGCGCGTGCGCAACGTCACCCGGACACCGGCCGCGAAGAAGATCCCGATCAGGACCGTCCGGGAGATGAAGGCGATCGAAGCCGCCGGTGCGGAGAAGAAG is a genomic window containing:
- a CDS encoding Hsp20/alpha crystallin family protein, with the protein product MALTRWDPFTALARLDEELARLDEEFDEIISRTWGAASTRMSTGYVPAVDMYTDGPDVVIRLELPGVDVDDDVDIEVVEGRLTISGRRRDEFESREESGKVLVRELRYGSFRRDFALPEGVTADDIEATYDRGMLEVRVRNVTRTPAAKKIPIRTVREMKAIEAAGAEKKPEKDTEKKTARNGQQTS